One Candidatus Zixiibacteriota bacterium genomic window carries:
- a CDS encoding type II secretion system protein, whose translation MKSHTNGRGGFTLIELIVVIVIAGTLSSVAVVRYRDLRSATRQAVTKESLAAMRSAIVLYQTAQAVQTGTPRWPTYAQFRTPGTVLVGKLPPNPYQATNRAPDSVINGNSFPKGRTRGNRGGWVYKQSTGEIWANTTTSRSNTW comes from the coding sequence ATGAAATCGCACACGAACGGAAGAGGGGGATTCACACTTATTGAGCTGATAGTCGTGATCGTCATTGCAGGGACGCTCAGCTCGGTGGCAGTCGTGCGATACCGCGACCTGCGCAGCGCCACCCGCCAGGCGGTCACCAAAGAGTCTCTGGCGGCCATGCGCTCAGCTATCGTGCTGTATCAGACAGCACAGGCGGTACAAACAGGCACTCCCCGGTGGCCCACCTACGCCCAATTTCGGACTCCGGGCACCGTGCTCGTGGGGAAACTGCCCCCCAACCCATACCAGGCCACCAATCGAGCTCCAGATTCCGTCATCAACGGTAACAGCTTTCCCAAAGGGCGCACGCGCGGTAATCGCGGCGGCTGGGTCTACAAGCAATCCACCGGTGAAATCTGGGCCAACACGACCACCAGCCGTTCGAATACCTGGTGA
- a CDS encoding MarC family protein, which yields MSWREYLEILTAIIIIVDPLGAIPIFISLTGNQSEHERSHTARVAVLFAALVLIGAIFAGKPMLDFFGIRIASFRVAGGILVFMTALSMMNAKISGSKQSPEEAKEAEHKENVAVVPLAVPLLAGPAAISTVIIYAHAGAGWGFRGFLGLCVLLVALVVWLCLRLSIPLSSKLGRTGLNNLTRLMGLLLAAIAVEFVATGAQELFQRTP from the coding sequence GTGTCCTGGCGCGAATACCTGGAAATCCTGACAGCGATTATCATCATTGTGGATCCACTCGGCGCGATCCCGATATTCATTTCGCTGACCGGGAACCAGAGTGAACACGAGCGTTCCCACACGGCGCGAGTGGCGGTTCTGTTTGCGGCGCTGGTGTTGATCGGCGCGATCTTTGCCGGGAAACCGATGCTTGATTTCTTCGGTATTCGCATCGCTTCATTCCGGGTAGCGGGCGGGATACTCGTGTTCATGACAGCGCTCTCGATGATGAACGCCAAGATCTCCGGCAGCAAGCAGTCTCCCGAAGAAGCCAAGGAAGCCGAGCATAAGGAGAACGTGGCAGTGGTACCGCTGGCGGTGCCGTTGCTGGCCGGACCGGCAGCGATCAGCACGGTTATCATCTACGCGCATGCCGGAGCAGGCTGGGGATTTCGAGGATTCCTGGGGCTCTGCGTGCTGCTGGTAGCACTGGTTGTCTGGCTCTGCCTGCGGTTGTCCATTCCCCTTTCAAGCAAGCTCGGCCGCACGGGCCTTAATAATCTGACTCGCCTTATGGGACTGCTGCTTGCGGCTATCGCGGTCGAGTTTGTCGCCACGGGGGCTCAAGAACTGTTTCAACGGACGCCATAG
- a CDS encoding NAD(P)-dependent oxidoreductase, producing MKTGFIGLGSLGKAMANRLIAQGVDLIAWNRTQTKADDLNVEIAATPAELATRTEIIFLSLFGSDAVREVLQGENGLLAADCHDKIIVDTTTNHYLSVMAFHEELTQRGAWYLEAPVLGSVVPAARGELVVLVSGQKPPFETVRPLLEHLSRQIFYLEPPGLATKMKLVNNLVLGSFMVAIAEAIALAEHAGISRGSALDILVAGAGNSALLNAKKSKLLEENFAVQFSAALIHKDLSYLEDLALSVRYPMLMEPVVKKLYDQCVAAGIQDLDFSAVYKLLKSRRT from the coding sequence ATGAAAACTGGATTCATCGGGCTCGGCTCGCTCGGTAAGGCAATGGCTAACCGCCTCATCGCACAGGGTGTCGATCTCATCGCGTGGAACCGCACGCAGACCAAAGCGGACGACCTGAATGTCGAAATTGCTGCCACTCCAGCCGAGCTGGCCACACGCACGGAGATCATTTTTCTCAGTTTGTTTGGAAGCGATGCCGTGCGCGAGGTGCTTCAGGGCGAGAACGGTCTGCTTGCGGCCGACTGCCATGACAAGATCATAGTCGATACCACCACTAACCACTATCTGAGCGTGATGGCGTTTCATGAAGAGTTGACTCAGCGAGGCGCCTGGTATCTCGAAGCGCCTGTTCTCGGAAGTGTCGTACCGGCTGCACGAGGTGAACTCGTGGTCCTGGTCAGCGGTCAGAAACCTCCATTCGAGACCGTTCGGCCGCTCCTGGAGCACCTGTCGCGACAGATCTTCTACCTGGAACCCCCGGGCCTCGCCACCAAGATGAAACTGGTCAATAATCTCGTGCTCGGTTCGTTCATGGTGGCGATCGCCGAGGCGATCGCTCTCGCCGAGCATGCCGGCATTTCAAGAGGCTCTGCCCTCGATATCCTGGTCGCTGGAGCCGGAAATTCCGCCCTCCTGAATGCCAAGAAATCCAAACTACTTGAAGAGAATTTTGCCGTCCAGTTCTCTGCGGCGCTTATCCACAAGGACCTGTCGTATCTTGAGGACCTGGCGCTGTCCGTCCGATATCCGATGCTCATGGAACCGGTTGTGAAAAAACTGTACGACCAGTGTGTCGCGGCTGGGATTCAGGACCTGGACTTCTCGGCAGTGTACAAACTCCTCAAGTCCCGTCGCACGTAG
- a CDS encoding T9SS type A sorting domain-containing protein produces the protein MRTSLTAIWVTLIATVALSTAAWSRDLETVQASDKTITDCSDSSMTTWSDFCPGLWPWCVGVQSTKDLRASFNSYGQLGTGYSWCGRDIFGCTVPSFETPPYSHNDYLFSGAVWIGGIVGNDTLVSVAADGWYQSREFYPANGPTRGASITQFRSHLGTSLRSEATDTFTVSVPGIILDDDWLTGRPHIPLGVRVVLRSHTLDVAPYDQTVLYDLIVSNINSHTIHDGYAGLFFDADVYNRTIDLPPNGYRDDAAGSLKDQRIAYIIDNDGDPVDNAFDAPTCVPRAFAVKILRTSVPFADTNFNWWISNGNPTCDFGPRQKADSFDFGTGGIGTPVGDRNKYHILSYPEWDYDEVLISTIDSTDPVWRYPIPTGPTPYGCDSDVRMLISVGPFELPPDSSIVLQFATFTGSSIHHIPDNLDNLAVDPNLYLANLNLDQLIDNAARSDTLTESLLIPTTPVSGLTVAYRDRDSVVLTWDPWPFGSEVTGYNIYVAEVPDSALPYPGIVPPWYMPGDYHVHARVGRVSRYRIRGLDPDRFYALNISTRVACKSGELGAPVFVPRPDDRPAAPTVTCSTLIDGDLFVAYGEPFTLEFSPTAGTEAMEYHVYRFESTAQASSRRLPYYSCSGLDSLIPLRDSFLVDGQAVYYYAMVPYAVVSADVARFTDTAMGEGMMYVLSAVDSAGIESNFSAPIVTCIPESRTRDILVVTKSVPSPAVMQVAVDTIRQFYQSILQGYDFDFYFLYDTTVSTSCPSRDPNCLDWRDLSRYRLVIIDDGMKDAILSPHWSVSWQAFQRYSRTGGTLAYFGGFSPFRRLESAPIDGFVNLGWEEDLVESVFGVDSVMGVPYYYYWFNNLSLATDSLLGFNWAEPLTTGIPASYYDTTRYPFLATFQQFWPRTSAPAVAVFKPVSGAEPIHVYRSLYPPSSLYESETVGLRFKPIAISENTTYTFGFHLWYMQPDQARDLIHWILPPTPTDLADEEGTLPERFLLAQNYPNPFNPTTTISYSLSRKSHVTLEIFNILGQRVRTLLNEEKPSGTYRIEWGGDDDARHKVSTGIYLYRLKTDQETISKKMLLLK, from the coding sequence ATGAGAACTTCTCTAACGGCCATCTGGGTTACTTTGATTGCGACCGTCGCTCTTTCAACTGCTGCGTGGTCGCGTGACTTGGAAACTGTCCAGGCTTCGGATAAGACGATCACCGACTGTTCGGATTCTTCGATGACGACGTGGTCCGATTTTTGTCCTGGCCTGTGGCCCTGGTGCGTGGGGGTGCAGAGCACCAAAGACCTGCGCGCTTCTTTCAACTCGTACGGGCAGCTCGGCACGGGGTACTCTTGGTGCGGTCGCGACATCTTTGGATGTACAGTGCCCTCGTTTGAGACTCCGCCGTACAGCCACAACGACTATCTTTTCAGCGGCGCCGTTTGGATCGGTGGGATTGTCGGGAATGACACACTCGTCTCGGTAGCTGCAGACGGATGGTATCAGAGCCGAGAATTCTATCCTGCTAATGGACCAACCCGCGGGGCGAGCATCACACAATTCAGATCGCATTTGGGAACGTCACTACGATCTGAGGCGACCGACACCTTTACGGTTTCTGTGCCTGGCATCATTCTTGATGATGACTGGCTCACCGGACGTCCTCACATCCCGCTCGGCGTGCGAGTCGTACTTCGGAGTCACACGCTGGATGTCGCACCTTACGACCAAACCGTGCTCTACGATCTGATCGTCAGCAATATCAACAGCCACACCATCCACGACGGATACGCAGGGCTGTTCTTCGACGCCGACGTGTACAATCGCACCATTGATCTTCCTCCGAACGGATATCGCGATGATGCAGCGGGCTCGCTGAAGGATCAGCGAATCGCGTACATTATCGACAACGACGGAGATCCCGTTGACAACGCGTTCGATGCACCCACTTGTGTGCCGCGAGCATTTGCGGTGAAAATACTCCGCACGTCGGTCCCATTCGCCGACACTAACTTCAATTGGTGGATCAGCAACGGCAACCCTACCTGTGATTTTGGACCGAGGCAGAAGGCGGACAGCTTCGATTTTGGCACCGGTGGCATCGGAACTCCGGTCGGCGACAGAAACAAGTATCACATTCTGAGCTATCCGGAATGGGATTACGATGAAGTACTCATCAGCACAATAGATTCGACTGATCCGGTATGGCGTTATCCGATACCCACTGGACCAACGCCGTACGGCTGTGACAGCGATGTCCGGATGCTCATATCGGTGGGCCCGTTCGAGCTGCCGCCGGATTCGAGTATCGTACTACAATTCGCAACGTTCACCGGCAGTTCCATCCACCATATACCGGACAATCTCGATAATCTCGCCGTCGATCCGAATCTGTACCTGGCTAATCTGAATCTCGATCAGCTTATCGATAACGCCGCTCGCTCCGACACGCTGACGGAATCGTTGCTGATCCCCACGACACCGGTCTCCGGGCTGACGGTTGCATACCGTGACCGTGATTCGGTAGTTCTGACCTGGGACCCGTGGCCGTTTGGCAGCGAAGTAACGGGGTACAATATCTATGTAGCTGAGGTACCGGACTCTGCCTTGCCGTATCCGGGCATAGTGCCGCCCTGGTACATGCCAGGTGATTATCACGTTCATGCGAGAGTAGGACGCGTTTCTCGATACAGGATCAGGGGACTCGACCCCGACAGGTTCTACGCGCTGAATATCTCGACCCGGGTTGCATGCAAGTCAGGGGAGTTGGGAGCACCGGTTTTCGTGCCGCGACCGGACGACCGCCCGGCGGCACCCACCGTTACTTGCTCGACACTTATCGATGGCGACCTGTTCGTCGCCTACGGCGAGCCGTTCACGTTGGAATTCAGTCCGACTGCCGGTACCGAGGCGATGGAGTATCATGTGTACAGGTTCGAGTCGACGGCGCAGGCGTCGTCACGGCGACTGCCTTACTACAGTTGCAGCGGACTGGATTCGCTGATACCGCTTCGGGACTCGTTTCTCGTTGACGGGCAGGCGGTCTATTATTACGCGATGGTGCCGTATGCGGTGGTTTCGGCAGATGTGGCTCGGTTTACGGACACGGCAATGGGGGAAGGGATGATGTACGTTCTATCCGCGGTCGATTCAGCTGGTATCGAGTCGAATTTCTCTGCCCCTATAGTGACCTGTATTCCTGAATCACGAACCAGGGACATTCTCGTAGTGACGAAGTCTGTGCCCAGCCCGGCGGTCATGCAGGTTGCTGTCGATACCATCCGGCAGTTTTATCAGTCGATCCTTCAGGGCTATGACTTTGACTTCTACTTTCTCTACGACACCACTGTGTCTACCTCCTGCCCCTCGCGGGACCCCAACTGTCTCGATTGGCGCGATCTGTCTCGATATAGACTCGTGATAATCGACGATGGCATGAAAGATGCCATCCTGTCACCGCACTGGTCGGTATCCTGGCAGGCGTTTCAGAGATACTCGCGAACCGGAGGCACTCTCGCCTATTTCGGTGGCTTCAGTCCGTTTCGGCGTTTGGAGTCAGCTCCGATCGACGGCTTTGTGAACCTCGGCTGGGAAGAGGATCTCGTCGAGTCCGTTTTCGGTGTCGATTCAGTAATGGGTGTCCCCTACTACTACTACTGGTTCAACAATCTGTCGCTTGCCACCGATTCGCTGCTCGGCTTCAATTGGGCGGAGCCGTTAACCACTGGAATCCCTGCAAGCTACTACGACACCACGCGATACCCATTCCTGGCCACTTTTCAGCAATTTTGGCCGCGAACTTCGGCGCCGGCAGTCGCGGTTTTTAAGCCGGTATCCGGCGCCGAGCCGATCCATGTGTATCGCTCGCTCTATCCGCCGTCGTCTTTGTACGAATCGGAGACAGTCGGACTCAGGTTTAAGCCGATTGCGATCAGTGAGAATACCACCTACACCTTCGGTTTTCACCTCTGGTACATGCAGCCGGACCAGGCGAGAGATTTGATTCACTGGATTCTTCCCCCCACTCCAACCGACTTGGCGGATGAAGAAGGAACCCTGCCCGAGCGATTCTTGCTCGCCCAGAACTATCCCAACCCGTTCAACCCGACGACCACAATTTCATATTCGCTGTCGCGGAAATCTCACGTCACGCTTGAAATATTCAACATCCTCGGTCAGCGGGTGCGGACATTGTTGAATGAAGAAAAACCTTCAGGCACGTACCGGATCGAATGGGGTGGTGACGATGATGCCAGGCACAAAGTGTCAACGGGTATTTATTTGTATCGCTTGAAGACGGACCAGGAGACGATCTCGAAGAAAATGCTCTTGCTCAAATGA
- a CDS encoding fibronectin type III domain-containing protein: MICKYTCVSLFAVLLALLLLDTGCGPKPKTVLTPLNMEPSPLPRMLPYDLHVDVAYGKMTVAWRTHGLGMISGYNVYISPFSLEGAPLDSIRPFNVTPYPGDTNPDDSMVTFEAEPLDNGVKYYVSVRVLYPDGRMSAPSNEVTAVCGFRGEIEMPVRFSGDNDGFSLSQGKAVRADSPDNDLYFFTNDRKDYLASPVRLGGFLRETKFAVLSVMGTWQQLRESVVALNATPTNDKAAIRPGHWLLLKTADETHALVQVLRVSGKDKDRKLLLFVAHCPLKGELIF, from the coding sequence ATGATCTGCAAATACACCTGTGTATCGTTATTCGCCGTCCTCCTCGCACTTCTGCTTCTCGATACCGGATGCGGCCCCAAGCCGAAAACGGTTCTTACGCCCCTCAACATGGAGCCAAGCCCGCTACCACGGATGCTCCCATACGACTTGCATGTCGATGTGGCGTACGGCAAGATGACTGTCGCCTGGCGGACTCACGGACTGGGGATGATCTCCGGCTACAACGTGTATATATCACCGTTCTCACTCGAAGGTGCACCGTTGGACAGTATCAGGCCATTCAATGTCACTCCCTATCCCGGCGACACCAATCCAGATGACAGCATGGTGACATTCGAAGCCGAGCCACTTGACAACGGCGTGAAGTACTATGTCAGCGTGCGCGTGCTGTATCCCGATGGCCGCATGTCGGCCCCCTCGAACGAAGTCACAGCGGTATGCGGATTCCGTGGCGAGATCGAGATGCCGGTCCGTTTCTCGGGTGACAACGATGGCTTCTCTTTGTCTCAGGGGAAAGCCGTGAGAGCCGATTCTCCGGACAACGACCTCTATTTTTTCACGAACGACAGGAAAGATTACCTGGCTTCGCCAGTCCGCCTGGGGGGATTCCTCCGTGAAACCAAATTCGCGGTACTGTCCGTGATGGGGACCTGGCAGCAGTTGCGCGAAAGCGTGGTGGCGCTGAATGCAACGCCAACCAACGACAAAGCAGCCATTAGGCCGGGCCACTGGCTGTTGTTGAAAACGGCAGATGAAACCCACGCTCTGGTTCAGGTGCTGCGTGTGAGTGGGAAAGACAAGGACCGCAAGTTGCTACTTTTTGTCGCCCACTGTCCGCTGAAGGGGGAGTTGATCTTCTGA
- a CDS encoding citryl-CoA lyase, with product MSDVEWKTAITDIGPGKIRVRGYDIADIMEHLSYAETVYLILKGELPTKAEAALMNAILVSSIDHGASPPSVLGTRTVLSGGNSLNAAIAGGVLVIGDTHGGAIEQSAKILQEWSKKDASVETLASQIVDWLEQSKKRMPGFGHRLHNVDPRTGKLFEIAARHGYSGRHIDLCKALEKTLATKLGKALPINVDGAIAAVISDMGFDWRLGKGFFIISRTPGLLAHAYEELTREKPMRKLGPMPFTYDGPPERKID from the coding sequence ATGTCAGACGTTGAGTGGAAAACAGCCATCACCGATATCGGTCCCGGCAAGATTCGCGTGCGCGGTTATGATATCGCCGACATCATGGAGCATCTATCGTACGCCGAAACCGTATATCTGATTCTGAAAGGGGAACTGCCGACCAAAGCTGAGGCGGCTTTGATGAACGCCATACTGGTTTCCTCTATCGACCACGGTGCATCGCCGCCATCGGTGCTCGGCACCCGAACCGTTCTCTCCGGTGGTAACTCGCTTAATGCCGCTATCGCCGGTGGTGTGCTGGTCATTGGTGACACGCACGGCGGCGCGATCGAGCAATCTGCGAAAATTCTGCAAGAATGGTCAAAGAAAGACGCCTCAGTCGAGACACTTGCATCGCAAATAGTCGACTGGCTCGAGCAATCCAAAAAGCGGATGCCCGGCTTCGGCCATCGATTGCACAATGTCGATCCTCGTACGGGCAAACTGTTCGAAATCGCGGCGCGACACGGCTACAGTGGACGACATATCGACTTGTGCAAAGCTCTGGAAAAAACGCTGGCCACGAAACTCGGCAAGGCGCTTCCGATCAATGTCGATGGCGCCATCGCGGCGGTCATTTCGGACATGGGGTTCGACTGGCGGCTGGGCAAGGGGTTCTTCATCATCTCTCGCACACCCGGTCTGCTGGCCCATGCCTATGAAGAGCTGACTCGCGAGAAACCGATGCGCAAACTCGGCCCGATGCCGTTCACATACGATGGTCCGCCGGAGCGGAAGATCGACTGA